TCAAAACACTCCACTGCTGGTATCCATCATTTGCAAAATCCTCAAGGACAAGGCCTTTGCCTAACTAGCTTTCAGAACACCAGGATACAGAGAGATGGATTTTTCAGTGCTGACTTAGCGGTTAAAAAactgtaatatttattttaacttagtCCCCAAAACACCTGACATCTCATTCAGTCATATAAAGTAATTAGAGTTAAAAATTCAGTAATTAATGGAACAAAACTAGAGAAATTTAAGAACTTTTCatgcattagcaatttcagGAAAAACACTGATCTGCATTCTTTTCAAAGACATCGCTGCTAAGCTGTTTATAGCTTTTGATCCTAACAAGCCATTTTGCACACACTTGTTTTGAGACCCACAAGATCTTCCCTCTCCATTCCCTTTGGTGATCTGAAAAACACGTTTCTATAATTAATAGGCTCACTACACAAGTCTTAACCTAACATTACTAAAGAAAAGACTCAGCTATCACTGCATCTTTCATGTGTAGTAGTCAGCCTGATAAGGCAAATCCATGTGGAACTCTGttatgaaacaaattaaaattttagtttattACTTTTAGTAACAAACAATTTATTGTTCCCTTTGATATCAACATGCTACGTGCCTTAAATAAGATGACAATTTTCAACAACAGTATGAGCAAACAGTCTGATTTAAGAGCTGTGCAAGTACCCTTaccaaaaaaatgttaaaaggcTGGTATTTATGCACTGTTTCTTTGGGATATTCAAAGCCAGATTTGAAAACCTAACTCCTTCAGAGCCTGGGATCACACTACATTATCCATATACTGTTTATAACAAAAGATAGTGCCTACTTTTGATACATTGGATTCTTCTGAGCAAGCTTTTCTGGAAGACCATCTTCATCATCCAGCTGTTCCAGTGGTTCCACAATAACCGGCCTAGGAGTTCTGAATACGAAATACACATTTTACATTTCCATAGCAATCTCCGCTCTGAAAAGCTAGAAGCAACTGACAACTCTATGCAGCTTAAAGCTAAAAATCCTAGAAAGCAAAACACTTACGTTGTCAACAAAAACACTCCTTCAGTACACCGTTCAAATGCTTTTCGAGCAGCTGGCTTTGATGCAAATTCAACAATGCCTTTTCCTGTTGATCTACCTCGATCATCTACAATCACAACAGCTCTTTCCACTGGACCAAACTGGGAAAACGCTTCCTCGAGTAACTCGTTGGAGACATAAGGTGACAGATTACGCActgacagagcagcagcatgtgtgGCAAACCGAACACGAAGCTGTCGACCCCTCATAGGGGTATCATCCAATTCTGCCTTTGCGATTTCTGCAAGAGCTCTGGATTCCTGAGGGAATTTAAGACCCGGTTTTAGAAAATCATGCTACAAATTACTATTTCGGGGGAATTTTAAGGAGCTGGACGTAGAGTATGAAAGCCTACCAGTTTAATGAATCCAAAGCCTTTCCCTTTGTTGATAAAAACCTCTCCTGGCTCCCCATACTTGGCAAACAACCTTTTAAAGTCTTCATCCGTTATATCGGCAGGCAAATTCCCCACAAACAAACGGCAGCGCTGCGTATAGGTCTTCTCCCCGGGCCGCCTCAGAAGCGACAGATTCGCTTTAAAACCCTACGAAGAAGCAAAGCGGGTCGGAGCCAGCCCTTCGCGGCTCCCCAACCGGCGGGGGAAGCCGAGACGACCCCGTTGtggccccaaatcccctccgGGGGCCTCGCCCCGCggcccggcgccccccggccccgctgcgcccCTCGGCCCCGCGCTCCTCCCCTCAAAATGGCGGCCGCGGCGCGCGGGGCCCCCATGgcggccgccgccatcttgtggCTCgcggaggggaagggaagggaaaaggaaggggggagggCGCCATGACTCACCTCGTCCGAAAGCTTCTCGCCTCCGCCGCCTCCAGCCGGGCCCTGCTGCGATGAGAGGCTCTGCtgtccctggtgctgctgcccgcGGCCCCGCGGTTCTCCGCCCGGCCCGCCGCGGTGGCCCGGTCCGCCTTTATGAGGCCCGCCCGGCCCCTGCTGGGGTCCGCCAGGCCCCTTGGGCCCGCCGCCGGGCGATTGTCCTTGGCCTTTCTTAGGGCCTCCAGccggtgtggggctggggctgggcttggGCTGCGGTTGAGGctgccccccggggccggggggagccgaGGCGGGCGCGGAGCCCTGCGCCTGCTGCTGCGGAGGCTGCCCCGCGGGCAGAGCGGCCGGCGGAGGAGCGCCAGGGCCGGGCTGGCTGCCGGCGGGCCCCGCCGTGGTGGAAGCGGACGAAGAGGACGAAGGCGGCGGAGCCGAGGTCGACGCGGGAGGCTTCGGGGGTTCGGGCTTGGGGCCGCCGCCCGGCGGGCCGCCCGGGCCTTGCGGGCCGCCCCCCATGGGCCCGCGGTTCTGGCCCATCCCCATgccgggcggcggggagcggaaATCGTGGTTGGggccgccgcggccgccgccgccgcctcgccggTGgaagccgccgccgccgccgccacggCTACGGAACCGATCCCGCgacatggtggtggtggtgaggaggaggaggagacgcGCCCCGACTGCTGCTCCTCAGAGCCCGCTGCGCAAAATGGCGGCGAACGAAACGGCCTCGCCGCCGCCTTTGTCCGCCTCTAATATACCTTCCCCGCCCCCGGAAACCGCCCCCTAGTCCCCGATAGCCAATCGCCCGCCGCGGCGGTGAAGACTGATAGGCCCAATGGCCAATCGCGTGCCGCTCTCCCCTAACTCTTTGATCTTATTGGTGAAGAGGCTGCCCTCAGCCGATTGGTTCATTTGACCGCCGACATGGGGGACAGGATGATCCGTTAACCTCCCGCGCGCTGATTGGGCAGTTTGAGCGGCGGGAGGCGAGCTTAGGGAGGAAGCGCGGCTTCTGATTGGCTGCCCGCGGAGTCAGTCGGGCGCGAAACCGCCGGGGCAACGGGGCCCGGGCAACCCCGGGGGGGCCCGGCCTCGCCTCAGCAGCCCCTCAGCGGGGGAGCGGGGCCTTGGGGtgctcctggcacagcagccGCAGGCTTCggctgagagaaaaaaataaaataacgtgaaataaagtgaaataaaataaagtaaaataaaaataaaataagtaaattaaaaaataaaataaatataaaataaattataaaataaattataaaataaaatataaaataaaataaaatctgggtCTCAGCTCTCTTTTCAGAATGCTTCTGGCTCCTTCCAGCACGGCTGGCGCCTTTCCCTCCTACTTTGAGCGCACATTTGCCATGCCAGTTTCTATTTGTTCGGCGGAGGCTGGCGGTGTTGCACAACTCCCCTCAGGAGGTCGCGGCTGGGAGAGCTTTCACCcagttttgtttgaaaaacCGAACAGGGAAGTGGCAGAAATGGATATTTCAACTGATTAAAGCCATTGCAATTTGCCAGCGCCTTGCAAAGGACAGGGCTCTGTGCTTAGCACCTCCACTGATAAGAGACTGGAGGTCGATCCCCCCAAATGTACAACCATGTAAACCGCTTCTTTCAGGGTCTGTGATTTCTGagtagaaaaacaaagatgCTGTAAAAACTGTTATGGTGACAAAATTACACATTCTAATACAGAAAGCTGACCACAAGTACTTTCCGTGTATTTAGCATCATTGGTTTCAGTGGTGTTGCACTGGAGACGCATTTAGTGTGCTAACATCAGAACAACGTGACATTTTCAATGAAGGTTTTCATCCATCCAGGCTCCCAGGCTCCCACTGATGTTTCACATTCAGTTTCAGATCACAGTAACAAACTTTGTGTGAAGCCCAAGTGAAAGCCACATGCTTGCCTTACGTGGACATAACCTGTAACTGTTGCGTTGCTGTGATAAAATATTACCAAGCtatctcaaaaatatttgtgaagccctgggcaaaggcaGACTTCATTGCttcaaacaaaatgaattttccTGGGGctttaaagttttaaaacaaaaatttgctGGAGATCTATCCTTTACTCAAATCAGTATTACATTAGCTTTAGGACTTCAGCCGCTTCCAACTGCAGCAGAAAGCAAGCCCCAAGTTCTGTTCTAAAATGGATTCTCCCTGCGATGTCAGCCCCGCAGTGCCAGCAGTAAACGCTTCCACCACGAGGTGTCTCAGAGGTTAAAGCACTGGAAGAAGAAATTTGGGACTGGCTCCTACTGCACAAAAACTGGCATGGCCTCATTGCAACACTTGGTTGTTTCTGTtcagaaagcaacaaaaatacTGAGTATAAAAGAGTTGTTTTCACCTTTGTTGGGTCCTAAGTACAAGTGAACTATATTTTAGGGAGGTATTAATTTTTATCATCCTTTGAAAGAAATAGGGAGTGTAATTCCAGTCCTTGACCTGCATAGACATGGACAACTCAGCTGAAGTCTACAAAGTAGCTTTGAACTTCCGTGTGTCTAGTAGCAGCCAGGATATGAGTACCTGCTTTTGTAACACTGTAACTGCAATGTGAATATTTACCCTGGCACAGaaatcaaacaaacaccaaTATAGGTTCCaggacttaaaataaaaatggcttcGGCTAACAATCACCTGATTTTGTAAATATTCACACTAGGCAGCTTGCTGCTctaatacaaaaacaaacaccgAGGATGTTCTCCACAGTATGGCCCACTCCAAATAAACATTGTGCCTGAGACTGGAGACTCATCCGGACAACTTCAGGCTTTGGAAGAAATATTTGAAGGAAGAAATGAGGCTGACACAGAGGTCTGAAGATAGGAATAGCTCAGCTGCCATCAAGCAAAGGGTAATCTTCAGGTAAGAAATGCATGGATCTCAGCAGGTAGTTCATTTAGATAATTTTTCCCTAAACCGTTTCCTCCTCCTGTAAACATAAACAAAGAACTGACACGAAGAAATCTGCTTTATCTCCATACTATTAATTGCAGGAGGGAAGAGCTGCATGTGTCCAACCTGCTAAGTAAGAATAATTACCCCATGAGGTTCTGTGTCCAAAATACTGCAAATACTAAAATTGCACGAGTCACAGTAATGTACACCACCAAAAGAAGCAATTAAATGTTGTGAGGAGGCGCTGTGTCTGCATTCCCTGGGCATTCCCTTGGCATTTTTGATCTAGGAGGAATGTTTAATGGCTGTTTGCAAAAATTCAAGTAGTATCTCTGAACAAGAGATgctcagcaattaaaaaaaataataataataataatgaagcaAAAGACAGGAGCAGACAGAGAGATCACAGCACTGAGACACCCAGAAATCTGGAGCCTGCTAAAGACTCTGCTAGTCAAATCTGTGGCGCTTTCTGATAAACCTGTCTGGAACAGCAGGGATTTCTGCAGAACGGTTTCATTATTCCAGGGCTCACCAGTTTCGTGAATAACAGCGTCACCTTTAAAGAATAAAGGAGAAAGTAAAATGCCTACAGCAACCTCTGGTGCATAAAGCTCAGAGGGGGGATGAAAGGAGTGGCTAATAGCTGCAGTAGCCATTCAGCCCCTCAGCAGAACGCTCAGCAACTTTCCTGTGGCACTTGATGATGAGagttctctccctccctcctccactGTTTTCACTCCCTGCTTGAGTACTGATTAAATCTGCTCTCTGAGAGGTTTTTCCTGTACACTATGACAAATATGCCCGCAGGCCATTTTTTAACCCAGATGAGTGAAAGTAATGCAGGGCCAGATAAGAGATTACAGTGATAGTAAAGCAAACGCAGAGAACGACTGCAAGGGTTGATTGTTTTTGCACAGTAACATCAATGATTTCATTGGATATAATCTTGATTTATAGCGGAATAAATGAGATCTGAATCAGGTTGAAGAGTCTACAAGAAAGATAATACAGGATCTGCAGGGAAGTCTGCTGTCTGACCTCTATGCGCACCCACAGTTCACAATCCTGCTGGAGACTGTGTTCTCTCAACCCGAAAGGGTTAAAGTTCAggattttccatttctaatgtCTCAGAACTAATTAAAATTCCTGAAATATCTTAAGCAGCAGAAGTTCTGAGTCCTCTATCAAAATCCAAACCAGCATCAAAGTCACATAAATGAGGTCTTCTGCAGAAGACACGTTCAGTACACTCATGAGAAAGTGCAAGAGGAATTTtgcctcctttccctttccttttccctttcctcttttcctctcccttccttttacCTTTCACTCTTCTTTCCAGGACGGGCAATGCAGCCGATGTGGGAGGTTTGTAGGAGTGTTTAGCAGATCCAAGGAcattccttctctcctcaacAGTGCTGTGTGCTCCCGTGTTTGTGAGGGACGGTTTGGTTGGTGAGACTGGATGGGTAAGACGAGCACAGGGCCTGAAAAAAGAACCATGAATCCATCACTGAACCCACGAAGGAAACATTAATCCCTGCTCTTATAACCCCAGTCCTCTTCTCCCCCTGCATTTTGTACGTCTGCCATACTTCTTCACAATGGAACACCCAGTGCAAAAATTGGCTTCAAAAACTACTGCAAGAACTGGTGAGTAGTGGATGGCATCCTGACAATTCTTAAGGCTACGGAGTGAAAAAGATGGGGAgtctggcacagagcagcatcaGCTGTTTATAGTACAGAAATAGCCGTAAAAGTCTAGCTACCAGATTTGCACATGTTGGTCACcatctatttaaatatttcgTGATGTATGCAGTTCAGTTTCTTCATCATTGTTGACTGTATGATTTTAGAAGCCCGATGTATTTATGACTACCTACATTCTTGGCGTAATTTCGCatttctgtggggctgcagagtgGCAACGAATGAAAACaatttcctttgtatttacaaTCGGATTCACCTAGGGGACCTGAGAACTGCCATAGCCGGTGTGCAAAAGCTGATGCCTGGCATGTTTGAAAACAGAAGTCTGTGTTATTGAGACTTAAAAGAAGATGCAGAATGGATTTATAATGATTGTAATTAGAATAAAAGCGTGATTGCACTGAACTTAAACTCTGGTCCAAATTTCATATACGCCCACATCCAAATCGAAATTAACTTCATAATTAATACTGGACCATCCCTATTACAAAAAGACACTATTAATTATTGATGATGCTCATCTCTCTGCCGAGTTGTTTACGTCTTTTCACCCTCCAGTTCACAGAGTGCTCTGGGTAATGCAGCAAGTACAAATCAAATCCCTGGGAGGTGTGTAAGCAACCACTCCACGCTTGTCCTGCCTGCACATGGGAAGACCCTGCCACTGCACGTTCTTATCAAGCAAAATACAGAGGGGCATTTGTTTGCACGAGCAGAGCTAAGCTAGAATATTCTCTTTTGAGTTCAGCTTCCTCCTTTCATCCCACCCACCATCAGACACTTCCTGacatttctcctgcaggcagagtAAGgcaactgcctttttttttttttttttttttcaacggCTGTTCCTCCAGCAATCTGTGGGTGGTGGGGGAAGGGGATGTTATCTCAACAGCAAACACAGCCGAGCAAGTCTGGGACGTGAGGGGGAGCTTCAGGATGAAAATAGGCCTCTGCCACCCCTCCTGTGTTCGTGAATCTATGACTAAGCACTCTGAATGcgttgctttttaaaaacttgccttctctctttccctgaTCTTTGTTGTTTCCAAGCCTCTGGATCCCCTTTGTCCTCGCAGCCTCGGGGGACCTCGCTGTGCAGGCCCCTGACATCACCAGTGCCATGGAAATGCAAATCCCGCTTGGCCCCGTGCATCAGGGCGCTGGGGGACAAAGCCAGAGCACCCTGGTGCTGGGAGACAAACCCACCCGGAGCATTGCTTTGCTGTGCACCAAGAGGAGACTCCActagatattttttccccttaaaatatCCCCTGGTTTTGCTCGAGTGATTGCAGCCCTGCCTTGGAAGCTGCTCGTGTCAGCAGAGGTGCTTtccaaaacaaagcatttttggCAGTTCTGCCCATCTCTGGGACAGAAAAAGGTGCTGGCAGctcagcctccagagctggCAGCGCTGGGGGGATGCCTCCAGGCTGAGGGCAGAGTGCACCACGCACACAGCTGCCAGCTGTGGGTTCCCTCACCCTGGTCTGACTCTTAACCTCGCTCCCCAGCATTGCCTCCTCCCCAGCATCGCCTCCTCAGAGCTCCAGGCAGCCTCCTCTGGTTGTGGACGGAGATTTAGTGAAGCTTCTGCTCCCTGGCCTAGCACTGCCAGTGCCTCTCTTCATATTTGATGCAGATTTGGCCTCACATCGCCTCTGGTCTCAGTCCCTCCCAACGCCATGCACAAAGATGTGCGCAAAGCAACATATTTCAACCCCAAGGCCGCCTTCATCTCTCCTGTTCCCTCAGTTCTCCCAGTTctgctccctcagcctcctgctcactgctgtccctgctcccaGGACATCCCATCCCACAACCACACAGGGCTGTGATGCTTCGAGCCAACAGGCGCTGTCCATTCTTACAGCAATCCCACATTGTGCTTTTGAGGCTCTTCTTGACCCCAAACACAGGTGCAACATGTGCACCAGCCATGTTTCTCAGCCCACCCTACAAAGCCTGTCCTATTAGGATACTCACTGAGCTGACCGAGCAGGAAACAAGATTTTCCATCATTAGTTTTCCATCTGGCCAACACCATGCAGCACCTGCAATTCTCTGAACAGAACCTGAGCTCGCACGGAGGGAGTGTCTTGACCTCAATATGTAGGGCTGGCAGGTTTTCTGGGTGATCTATCTTCAGCTGTACGTGCCCGTGGGGATGTGGAAAGATCATTCATCCAGTTCATTGAGCTGCAGCCTGCATGTGAAAGGAGTTCcatggtttcttttttaaatgtcgCTGTTTTAAAGACAAATAGTCGCACACGGAATTGTACAGCAGATTATAATATGGGCACTCCGGGGgtaaattaaaaagcaattcaGAAACAATACTCTGTGGAAAAATCTtatcttttccctgtcttatCCAGGCATTTATCTGGGTCTGTTCTACACTAGTCATCACCACATTATCTACATATTATGCAGTGTCTTTTTTAGCCACATTAATAAACACACAGCTCATTTAGAGTCAAAATTAAGTCAGGCCTGAACAAGCTGGAAAACATGCTGCAGTAGTTCAAGTGCCCTATTCAAAGGCCTGAGAGATGCCTACACAGCATACATACCAGTGATGAGAGAGTTTTAAATGCTCCGTGCTTATTGTCACCCTCTCGTCTGTCCACAGCACCAGTTTAAGCAAACCTTCCGTCAGGCGTAGATTTCCATAGCATCTGGTTTTATTGTGCTCCACGTTAATGGCAggatctgtttttaaaaacatattttgtttagTGGTCTGAAAGCGTTGTGAGTCGAATACTGAAAACTCAAAATATTTCCACCAGCTCCCTCATTTACTTATGAAAAACATGCAATGAAATAAAGATGTTTGTTCACGTTAGCCTGCTCTGAGCAAATTATATGAAATTCTCATTTTATAAAATACTATAGGAATTTAAAATATAGCCCaaagaaattataataataGTTTTGTCAGATCTTCTGATGTTACTGGAAGTCCCATGGTGGTTGAGGTTATTCTGAATGCCTGAGCTTTTGGAGCTGTGcttacatgaaaataaatgtttagttaaaacaaacaaacaaataaacacgcATACCACTTCTTCCTTCCCACCCCCTGCCACTTCCTAAAGTTAATCCTGAAAATGTGCGGGCAGCGCACTATAAAGTCTCAGAATTCAGaggtcaaaaagaaaaaaacaagtttgtTATCCTTAAACTCTTAATTCGTAAACTAATCTCATCTTTTAAGGTCTTTCTCCTGACTTCTGAATACTTGGATTTTTCAACATTGTTACTAATTGTTTAGatcatttataaatatttatattctaactgggttcttttttccttctttctttgtattttctgccATTCTAGAAgatctgttttgaaaatagGTGCATTTCCAGTGTTTATATCATCTACACATGTACAACACATCTGTGCTGCTACACACATGCTTTGAGAAATCTGTGCATGTTCAATACATCTCCAGTGGAAAATTAACATGTGGCAGCCCTGTACTGTGAATTTCTAGCTGTTTGAGAATCAAAACTAATGTAAATATTGCCATATAAAAAGCTTTGATTGCTACTATATCTCATGCACATTAAattgattaaaatattaattcttttcaTCTGCAGCTATCCAAggataaatgtaatttttgaaCAATTACTTAATTTCACATCAAGCTCACGGTTTACCTGTGACATCCTCTGACATACAGAATCCCCAATTCCTTAAGATATCTCACAAAATGACGTATCAACTGGAGTTACTTCTGATCTGAGGACGTGAAAAGCATTATTCATAACTTATTAAATTATTACTTTCATTAATTATTTCACTGCCAGTGGAATGCTGCCACTTCTAAAGAGAGACTTGACAGGATTTCCTAAACGAATCCCAAGATGATGTATCTAACATTTTAGGCCAGACGCAGGACAGTGTTTACATAAGATTCATTCCATTCACCGCTgaaatgcagctgctgctgcttaatACCACCCTTTAACTGTACAAATCAGATAAAGCTAGGAAGTGGAGATTTCTCTTTAAGACAAagttttaattaacatttagaTTATTTAAATAGCGAGGAGAAAGGAACACATTGTTCTTATCAACTACTTGTAGGTGCTGGTAATGTTTGACTGTTCACAGtcaacaaaaaaagcaacaatcTGTATCTCACTtgtaatttcatattttttcataataGACTAATGTCTTGCTAACATTTTGAGTGCCTTAAGTATTGGAAAGCACTAAAATGACAGGCAACGTTACAAAGGTTTAAATATTTAGGCTTTAACCTTGAAAAGTTATATTGATTTTTGAAACCAAAACGTGACCTTGCAGGTATTTCAGGTTAAAGGGATACGCAAATCTTCCTGGGATTACGTCCTCTGAGTTGGTAGAAACAACCCTCACATGAACTTTTGATTGATGCCAGATGAGGAGAAATGCGGTCAAATATAAAACATCCATCCCAACATTAAAAGCATGTCTGGTTTACAGTTGTACCAACAAATGTTAAATTAGCTAAGAAATTACATAATGGTTCATTCATGAGTGATACAGTAGAGGcacaataaatacaaaacaggTCTGTCTATACTCGTAGGCTGATTCcagtgaagtgaaaaaaaacaaatgtccTGCAAATACTCCATGCAGTTCTCGAAACCGCCGTGCAGGCGTTTCGGCACAGGAAGGAAGAGCTCTAGACTCCACAGCAGTACAAAATTAAGAGTGAGCCGACGTGGGCTCAGAGGCGCGTTACATCCTCACTGCAGTTGGCTCGTGATGCGCTACCGTTGTAAAATGACGCTTTGCAGCATGTAGAGCATCCCGCCCAGCGAATAAATAGAATCAGTAAGGCTGGAAAACACTTCCAagctcatctggtccaaccatcaccctactaccagtGTCACCCAGTGACAGTGTCCCAAaacaccacgtccaacctctccctgaacacccccagggatgaggactccaccacctccctgggcaacccgtcccaatgcctgagcGCTCttgctgaggagaaatgtctcctcattgccagcctgaacctcccctggcacaactcaaGGCcgttccctctggtcctatcactacTTATTTGCAATAATAGATAAAATATATACTCTCTCCAACAGGTCCAAACCGCCAACCTCTGGAGCGCTCCAGAACGGGAGGTGTGGGGATCCTGCTTCACCCTGCACCATGGGACCGATCCCCACAGCCTCATGGTGCCCAGGGGTGGGTGGCGGGTGGCGgatgggtgctgggtgctgctctgaGGTGGGACGGACACGGTGTGACTGAGAATATGGGGGAGGTCAACCTCTGGCGGGGTGAGAGGTGAGGCGGGGTGAGGTGAAGCTGTGTGAGGGGAGGCCATGTGTGGTGAGGTGATTCCGGGTGACATGAGGCCAGCTGAAGTGACACCAGAGTGATTCCAAGGTGACACGAGGCTGGGTGCAGTGACattgagagtggtgaggcaaaTCTCGGTGACACGAAGCCAGGCGACACCAGGCGGCCATGCCACAACCTCATGCGCCACTTGGCCACCATACTACCACTCGAAGCCCTCCAACACTTGCCCAACTGCCCAGCCACCACCTCACTCCCCATCCCCTTTCCCACCTCAGGTCCTCCatgccccccccctccatccccccattcccccctcAT
This sequence is a window from Anas platyrhynchos isolate ZD024472 breed Pekin duck chromosome 24, IASCAAS_PekinDuck_T2T, whole genome shotgun sequence. Protein-coding genes within it:
- the SFPQ gene encoding splicing factor, proline- and glutamine-rich isoform X4; its protein translation is MSRDRFRSRGGGGGGFHRRGGGGGRGGPNHDFRSPPPGMGMGQNRGPMGGGPQGPGGPPGGGPKPEPPKPPASTSAPPPSSSSSASTTAGPAGSQPGPGAPPPAALPAGQPPQQQAQGSAPASAPPGPGGQPQPQPKPSPSPTPAGGPKKGQGQSPGGGPKGPGGPQQGPGGPHKGGPGHRGGPGGEPRGRGQQHQGQQSLSSQQGPAGGGGGEKLSDEGFKANLSLLRRPGEKTYTQRCRLFVGNLPADITDEDFKRLFAKYGEPGEVFINKGKGFGFIKLESRALAEIAKAELDDTPMRGRQLRVRFATHAAALSVRNLSPYVSNELLEEAFSQFGPVERAVVIVDDRGRSTGKGIVEFASKPAARKAFERCTEGVFLLTTTPRPVIVEPLEQLDDEDGLPEKLAQKNPMYQKERETPPRFAQPGSFEFEYSQRWKSLDEMEKQQREQVAKNMKDAKDKLESEMEDAYHEHQANLLRQDLMRRQEELRRMEELHNQEMQKRKEIQLRTSIAASVCI
- the SFPQ gene encoding splicing factor, proline- and glutamine-rich isoform X1; the encoded protein is MSRDRFRSRGGGGGGFHRRGGGGGRGGPNHDFRSPPPGMGMGQNRGPMGGGPQGPGGPPGGGPKPEPPKPPASTSAPPPSSSSSASTTAGPAGSQPGPGAPPPAALPAGQPPQQQAQGSAPASAPPGPGGQPQPQPKPSPSPTPAGGPKKGQGQSPGGGPKGPGGPQQGPGGPHKGGPGHRGGPGGEPRGRGQQHQGQQSLSSQQGPAGGGGGEKLSDEGFKANLSLLRRPGEKTYTQRCRLFVGNLPADITDEDFKRLFAKYGEPGEVFINKGKGFGFIKLESRALAEIAKAELDDTPMRGRQLRVRFATHAAALSVRNLSPYVSNELLEEAFSQFGPVERAVVIVDDRGRSTGKGIVEFASKPAARKAFERCTEGVFLLTTTPRPVIVEPLEQLDDEDGLPEKLAQKNPMYQKERETPPRFAQPGSFEFEYSQRWKSLDEMEKQQREQVAKNMKDAKDKLESEMEDAYHEHQANLLRQDLMRRQEELRRMEELHNQEMQKRKEIQLRQEEERRRREEEMMIRQREMEEQMRRQREENYSRMGYMDPRERDMRMGGATTMNMGDPYASAAQKFPPLGGGGGIGYEANPGVGQAAMSGSMMGSDMRPERFGQGGAGPVGGQGPRGMGPGTPTGYGRGREEYEGPNKKPRF
- the SFPQ gene encoding splicing factor, proline- and glutamine-rich isoform X3, with translation MSRDRFRSRGGGGGGFHRRGGGGGRGGPNHDFRSPPPGMGMGQNRGPMGGGPQGPGGPPGGGPKPEPPKPPASTSAPPPSSSSSASTTAGPAGSQPGPGAPPPAALPAGQPPQQQAQGSAPASAPPGPGGQPQPQPKPSPSPTPAGGPKKGQGQSPGGGPKGPGGPQQGPGGPHKGGPGHRGGPGGEPRGRGQQHQGQQSLSSQQGPAGGGGGEKLSDEGFKANLSLLRRPGEKTYTQRCRLFVGNLPADITDEDFKRLFAKYGEPGEVFINKGKGFGFIKLESRALAEIAKAELDDTPMRGRQLRVRFATHAAALSVRNLSPYVSNELLEEAFSQFGPVERAVVIVDDRGRSTGKGIVEFASKPAARKAFERCTEGVFLLTTTPRPVIVEPLEQLDDEDGLPEKLAQKNPMYQKERETPPRFAQPGSFEFEYSQRWKSLDEMEKQQREQVAKNMKDAKDKLESEMEDAYHEHQANLLRQDLMRRQEELRRMEELHNQEMQKRKEIQLRQEEERRRREEEMMIRQREMEEQMRRQREENYSRMGYMDPVKMQAE
- the SFPQ gene encoding splicing factor, proline- and glutamine-rich isoform X2; the encoded protein is MSRDRFRSRGGGGGGFHRRGGGGGRGGPNHDFRSPPPGMGMGQNRGPMGGGPQGPGGPPGGGPKPEPPKPPASTSAPPPSSSSSASTTAGPAGSQPGPGAPPPAALPAGQPPQQQAQGSAPASAPPGPGGQPQPQPKPSPSPTPAGGPKKGQGQSPGGGPKGPGGPQQGPGGPHKGGPGHRGGPGGEPRGRGQQHQGQQSLSSQQGPAGGGGGEKLSDEGFKANLSLLRRPGEKTYTQRCRLFVGNLPADITDEDFKRLFAKYGEPGEVFINKGKGFGFIKLESRALAEIAKAELDDTPMRGRQLRVRFATHAAALSVRNLSPYVSNELLEEAFSQFGPVERAVVIVDDRGRSTGKGIVEFASKPAARKAFERCTEGVFLLTTTPRPVIVEPLEQLDDEDGLPEKLAQKNPMYQKERETPPRFAQPGSFEFEYSQRWKSLDEMEKQQREQVAKNMKDAKDKLESEMEDAYHEHQANLLRQDLMRRQEELRRMEELHNQEMQKRKEIQLRQEEERRRREEEMMIRQREMEEQMRRQREENYSRMGYMDPRERDMRMGGATTMNMGDPYASAAQKFPPLGGGGGIGYEANPGVGQAAMSGSMMGSDMVKMQAE